A region of Chitinophaga horti DNA encodes the following proteins:
- a CDS encoding SusC/RagA family TonB-linked outer membrane protein, which yields MKITAFLLTVFFLNVYASGRAQSVTLAGKNMHLKKVFSAIRQQTGYHVFFESDLMDASRKVSFNATNMPLHSFLELVLKDQPLGYEITSKTISIIPKGRPVKAMLVAGMDLMEEQPVTIPLVTGTITDYKGEPVSNASVRVKGTTLGAMTNSKGYFSLDNLPDNAVLIISSLGYKPIAVGIKTTSGGYTAYTLAKPQEDDLKYSSSAGIVLKIKMQPAIEELEKAVITSRRAAGAPVELTHRRHQTLSQVLEGSVPGLTLKTDIKTEVDMVYKGAPLRDLYDRFVRMGIDVAAQGYPTYEDYLKYFHDMAHTTAMPGGSSIPTDNHSFTNTITNNGIVPELRGASGFGGSTSGMLVVIDGFPQDNFPADYPMNNVESVRIVRDPAECIKWGPKAAGGIIMITTTGAQPGKMQINYSFNTYFAPKPDNSNGALHLASTKDVLDYYKEAYDKGLANYVEAPNMNNLTPAQRMLYALKKGTITSGVFQQQWDSLSLLSNRDQLQLLQQNVFSHNHTLSLAGGSQAYRFNVSGTYRNAMSNAKGSKSEDFILNLKNDWRLLKGKLRAQIDLNANFNKSLNPGSPNVGFMDPYEMLIGPDGNYVYSQYEVSPELNNTMQSLGFYNYGMNALEDLHNSHTRNRTSGANSRFNMAWDLTKNLQWSANVQYNPNRFTADYWEGMGASSQRKRINDHGLFRNATSGNVVDFYVPPGDMLRRSRIDTDIWNARTGLSFRKKLAGKHLLVASAGVGAGSETRTTTPDTTYYGYNTTTGTGLPILHTGQTSFVNYLGRSVYPSELLLRGLGAESKVRNANLNANVAYTFNDRYEISSGYGAVFMPVTGGNGDYAQLTDYVASGTWLVHHENFLNIPWISTLKVKADYEVISLPQLPPSVVMSRSQQPQWNTAAIFVSSYLPAQMNGQTSTNAGGQVQASFSGDRLFLTMRYNKPSQGKSQWSGNLSWDVTKERFFKSRTISSMMLDLTVADINPYQGIALMMSTNAPREGGGYSNVSITNFEVLPQYQRNKEAHVRLGLLKDRLLMDMIYYHNIRTGLTNGNIPTDPSTGLSAQYNYSEMLNRGVELQVVGRIIENKNFSWTSTINGAYNTNEVLNAPHVNYSANRSYLTSIHDGYATDNLWSYRWAGLDNQGNPQIFNGKGEKIATPDSTSLVYSGRLRAPWTGALIQNLEYKNFFLSARAMFNLGHVFRSYMPAASGSLDKNELIAKRWRQPGDEAFTDVPAMTNGSTSRNLIIQNSTNTIESADNIRLREIQLGYMFPAAMLKKASIKGLTVSMQLQNVALWTRNKYNIDPTSVTDNGLVGIRQPLQYMLSVNVNL from the coding sequence ATGAAAATAACTGCATTCCTGCTCACCGTGTTTTTCCTGAACGTATATGCGTCGGGCAGGGCACAATCTGTAACGCTGGCGGGCAAAAACATGCATCTCAAAAAGGTGTTTTCCGCCATCCGCCAGCAAACGGGCTATCACGTGTTTTTCGAGTCGGATCTCATGGACGCGTCCAGAAAAGTGTCCTTCAACGCTACTAATATGCCGCTGCATAGCTTCCTGGAACTAGTCCTGAAAGACCAGCCGCTGGGTTATGAAATCACGAGCAAAACGATCTCCATCATTCCGAAAGGAAGGCCTGTTAAGGCTATGCTCGTAGCGGGCATGGACCTGATGGAAGAGCAACCAGTCACCATTCCCCTCGTAACGGGCACCATCACAGACTACAAAGGCGAGCCGGTGAGCAATGCATCCGTCAGGGTAAAAGGCACTACCCTGGGCGCTATGACGAACAGTAAAGGTTATTTTTCCCTCGATAATCTACCCGACAATGCGGTGCTGATCATCAGCAGTCTTGGCTACAAACCCATTGCCGTAGGTATTAAGACCACGAGCGGCGGCTATACTGCTTACACACTTGCCAAACCGCAGGAAGACGACCTGAAATACAGCAGCAGCGCGGGCATCGTACTAAAGATAAAAATGCAACCCGCGATCGAGGAATTGGAAAAAGCGGTAATCACCTCCAGGCGTGCCGCAGGTGCACCTGTTGAACTAACGCACCGCCGCCACCAAACATTATCACAGGTATTAGAAGGCAGCGTTCCCGGGCTTACGCTCAAAACGGATATCAAAACAGAGGTAGACATGGTTTACAAGGGCGCACCACTGCGCGACCTGTACGACCGATTCGTAAGGATGGGCATCGACGTCGCAGCACAGGGCTATCCGACGTACGAGGATTATCTCAAATACTTTCACGACATGGCGCATACTACGGCCATGCCCGGCGGATCGTCCATACCTACAGACAATCACAGTTTTACTAACACCATTACAAATAACGGCATTGTTCCTGAACTGCGCGGCGCCAGTGGGTTTGGCGGCAGTACGTCAGGCATGCTCGTCGTGATAGATGGATTTCCGCAGGACAACTTTCCGGCCGACTATCCCATGAACAACGTAGAATCGGTGAGGATCGTTCGCGATCCGGCAGAATGTATAAAATGGGGACCGAAAGCCGCAGGTGGTATTATCATGATTACTACAACCGGCGCGCAGCCTGGCAAAATGCAGATCAACTACAGCTTCAACACTTATTTCGCACCCAAGCCTGATAACAGCAATGGCGCACTGCACCTCGCATCTACCAAAGATGTTTTAGATTATTATAAAGAGGCGTACGATAAAGGACTGGCCAACTACGTAGAGGCGCCGAACATGAACAACCTTACGCCCGCTCAGCGCATGCTCTATGCCCTGAAAAAAGGCACGATCACATCCGGCGTCTTCCAGCAGCAATGGGATTCGCTGTCGCTACTGTCTAACCGCGACCAGCTTCAATTGTTGCAGCAGAACGTATTCTCTCACAATCACACATTGTCACTCGCCGGCGGCTCGCAGGCGTACCGCTTTAATGTGAGCGGCACTTACCGTAATGCGATGAGTAATGCAAAGGGCAGCAAATCCGAAGACTTCATCCTGAACCTGAAAAACGACTGGCGACTGCTGAAAGGCAAACTGCGCGCACAGATCGATCTGAACGCAAACTTCAATAAATCACTGAATCCGGGCAGCCCCAACGTGGGTTTTATGGACCCGTATGAAATGCTGATTGGCCCGGATGGCAACTACGTATACAGTCAGTACGAAGTGAGTCCGGAGCTTAATAACACCATGCAGTCGCTGGGCTTCTATAACTACGGTATGAACGCCCTGGAAGACCTGCACAACAGCCACACCCGTAATCGTACTTCGGGTGCCAACTCCAGGTTTAACATGGCCTGGGACCTTACTAAAAACCTGCAATGGTCGGCTAACGTACAATACAATCCCAACCGGTTTACCGCCGACTATTGGGAAGGCATGGGGGCCAGCTCACAACGCAAACGTATCAACGATCATGGATTGTTTCGCAATGCCACTTCCGGTAATGTAGTCGACTTCTATGTACCTCCCGGCGACATGTTGCGCCGTTCCCGCATTGATACAGATATCTGGAATGCCCGTACCGGCTTATCCTTCCGTAAGAAACTGGCCGGCAAACACCTGCTGGTGGCGAGCGCCGGTGTAGGGGCGGGCAGCGAAACCCGTACTACCACACCCGACACAACCTATTACGGTTACAATACAACCACCGGTACCGGTTTACCCATCCTCCATACAGGGCAAACTTCATTCGTAAACTACCTGGGAAGATCAGTATATCCGTCAGAATTGCTACTTCGTGGTTTAGGCGCAGAGAGTAAAGTGCGCAATGCGAACCTGAACGCGAACGTCGCGTATACCTTCAACGATCGGTACGAAATAAGCTCGGGTTACGGTGCCGTGTTTATGCCGGTAACCGGCGGCAACGGCGATTACGCGCAGCTTACAGACTATGTAGCATCGGGCACCTGGCTCGTTCATCACGAAAACTTTTTGAACATCCCCTGGATCAGCACATTGAAAGTAAAGGCTGATTATGAGGTGATCAGTTTGCCGCAACTACCACCCAGCGTGGTAATGAGCCGCAGCCAGCAGCCACAGTGGAACACCGCCGCTATTTTCGTAAGCAGTTACTTGCCTGCGCAGATGAATGGTCAAACCAGCACAAATGCCGGCGGACAGGTACAAGCGTCATTTTCTGGCGACCGTTTGTTCCTCACCATGCGTTATAACAAACCTTCGCAAGGTAAAAGTCAGTGGTCGGGCAACCTCTCGTGGGATGTAACAAAAGAGCGTTTTTTCAAATCGCGCACCATCAGCAGCATGATGCTGGATTTAACAGTAGCCGACATCAATCCTTACCAGGGAATAGCCCTGATGATGTCGACCAACGCGCCACGTGAAGGCGGTGGGTACAGCAATGTCAGCATCACCAACTTCGAGGTATTGCCGCAGTACCAGCGCAATAAGGAAGCACATGTAAGACTGGGGCTTCTCAAAGACAGGCTGTTGATGGATATGATTTATTATCACAACATCCGCACTGGTTTAACGAATGGCAACATCCCTACCGATCCGTCGACGGGTTTGAGCGCGCAATATAACTATAGTGAAATGCTGAACAGGGGTGTAGAATTACAGGTAGTGGGCAGAATTATCGAGAACAAGAATTTTAGCTGGACGAGCACCATCAACGGCGCTTACAACACCAACGAAGTACTGAATGCGCCGCATGTGAACTATTCGGCCAACAGGAGCTACCTCACCAGCATTCACGATGGTTATGCGACAGACAACCTCTGGAGCTACCGCTGGGCGGGCCTCGACAACCAGGGAAATCCGCAGATCTTTAACGGCAAAGGAGAAAAGATAGCTACGCCCGACTCCACCAGCCTGGTGTACAGCGGCAGGCTGCGTGCTCCATGGACGGGCGCTTTGATCCAGAACCTGGAATATAAAAATTTCTTCCTGAGTGCGCGCGCCATGTTTAATCTCGGTCACGTGTTCCGCTCTTACATGCCTGCCGCTTCGGGCAGCCTGGACAAAAATGAACTGATCGCCAAACGTTGGCGCCAGCCGGGCGACGAGGCATTTACAGACGTGCCGGCAATGACCAATGGCAGCACGTCCAGGAACCTGATTATCCAGAATTCCACCAACACGATCGAATCTGCCGATAACATCCGTCTGCGTGAAATACAGCTGGGGTATATGTTCCCGGCGGCGATGCTGAAAAAAGCATCGATCAAAGGACTTACCGTTTCCATGCAGCTGCAGAACGTCGCCCTGTGGACGCGCAACAAGTATAACATTGATCCGACCTCTGTAACGGACAACGGCCTGGTAGGCATCCGACAGCCGCTTCAGTACATGTTAAGTGTGAATGTGAACCTTTAA
- a CDS encoding FecR family protein yields the protein MDIQQLRELLARYASDSLSEPERQLLLQYMNDAELRPLIETILEETFIQSEYSTPEPAARGERFTRLLHERMHPVKRLSTRRFYWPAAAAVALLLAAGAWYWSTHPTQSTTTVAQSKKDIQPGRNGAILTLADGAEIVLDSLQNGLVAQQQGSQVMLANGQLQYNSQGQTEGELQYNTISTPKGRQFRLLLPDGSAVWLNAASSIRYPTAFTNKERRVTITGEAYFEVAQHANQPFFISVNNQQEVAVLGTDFNINAYTNESYIQTTLLNGSVSVKAAGKAVVLQPGQQAQLAHSGTSALTVQTDVDTDRVLAWKNGAFNFDQLTLEESMRLLERWYDIDVVYEHGVPDIRFGGEIDRNVSLEELLKILGRTKLKFRIEENRKLVIIK from the coding sequence ATGGACATACAACAGCTCAGGGAATTACTTGCCAGATATGCTTCCGACAGCCTTTCGGAGCCGGAACGTCAGTTGCTGTTACAATATATGAACGACGCGGAGTTACGCCCGCTTATAGAAACGATACTTGAAGAAACTTTCATCCAGTCAGAATACAGCACACCAGAGCCGGCAGCCCGCGGGGAACGCTTCACCAGGCTGCTGCACGAACGTATGCACCCGGTAAAACGCCTGTCCACACGCCGCTTCTACTGGCCCGCAGCCGCCGCCGTAGCCTTGCTTCTCGCAGCGGGCGCATGGTATTGGAGCACGCATCCAACCCAGTCGACAACAACAGTCGCTCAAAGTAAAAAAGACATACAACCCGGCCGCAATGGGGCCATCCTCACACTGGCAGATGGTGCGGAAATTGTGCTGGACAGTCTACAAAACGGCCTGGTGGCACAACAACAAGGCTCGCAGGTGATGCTCGCTAATGGTCAATTGCAGTACAACAGCCAGGGACAGACCGAAGGCGAGTTGCAATACAACACCATCAGCACACCCAAAGGCCGCCAGTTCCGGCTGTTACTGCCCGACGGCAGTGCGGTATGGCTAAACGCCGCCAGCTCGATCCGCTACCCGACTGCGTTTACAAACAAAGAACGGCGGGTAACCATCACCGGCGAGGCTTACTTCGAAGTAGCACAACATGCCAACCAACCATTTTTTATATCGGTTAATAACCAGCAAGAAGTAGCAGTACTGGGTACTGATTTTAACATCAATGCATACACTAACGAGTCGTACATCCAAACAACCTTATTAAACGGAAGCGTAAGCGTAAAAGCCGCCGGCAAAGCGGTTGTGCTGCAACCTGGCCAACAGGCGCAACTGGCGCATTCAGGCACATCCGCCCTTACCGTACAAACCGATGTGGATACTGATCGCGTGCTGGCCTGGAAAAACGGTGCCTTCAACTTCGATCAACTCACGCTGGAAGAATCTATGCGCCTGCTGGAACGCTGGTACGACATAGACGTCGTTTATGAGCATGGCGTGCCCGACATCCGGTTTGGCGGCGAAATAGACCGGAACGTAAGCCTGGAAGAGCTTTTAAAGATTCTTGGCAGAACAAAACTGAAATTCAGGATTGAGGAAAACAGAAAGCTTGTCATTATAAAATAA
- a CDS encoding RNA polymerase sigma factor, whose product MPAELSYDEKALLLRVSEGDETAFNFLFGQHRNDVYLHALTYTKSPEFAEELVLDIFMKIWNGRSRLTEVDNFRGYLFILSRNQVISAMRKRLEQPVSDDALAFLETPGMRPDSHLEFKEVQSLLEKALATLSPQQRTAFHLSRTEGKTYEEIAEIMGISRRTVNFHMVAALNTLRQYFYRHAAPFALYLTAHFLSR is encoded by the coding sequence TTGCCCGCAGAGCTATCATACGACGAAAAGGCACTGCTGCTCCGGGTTTCCGAGGGCGATGAAACCGCTTTCAACTTCCTGTTCGGGCAGCACCGTAACGATGTTTACTTACATGCGCTTACTTATACCAAGTCTCCCGAGTTTGCGGAAGAACTGGTGCTGGACATTTTCATGAAAATCTGGAACGGCCGGTCCAGGCTCACGGAAGTCGACAACTTCCGCGGTTACCTGTTCATTTTGTCGCGCAACCAGGTCATATCGGCCATGCGCAAACGCCTGGAACAACCCGTTTCCGACGATGCCCTGGCCTTTCTCGAAACGCCGGGCATGCGGCCCGACAGCCACCTCGAATTCAAAGAAGTACAATCACTCCTGGAAAAAGCACTGGCCACCCTTTCGCCACAGCAACGTACGGCTTTTCACCTTAGTCGCACGGAAGGTAAAACCTACGAAGAGATAGCGGAGATCATGGGTATTTCGAGGCGAACGGTGAATTTTCACATGGTGGCGGCTTTAAACACCCTGCGACAATACTTTTACCGCCATGCAGCGCCCTTTGCGCTGTACCTCACCGCACATTTTCTATCCCGCTAA
- a CDS encoding NmrA family NAD(P)-binding protein: MHVITGASGTVGRAIVDQLLKNGAPVKGIVRKEQAATELQNKGAAYALAELHDKDALKAAVQGGTSLLAITPETGKEKDLLAETRDILQHYREAAIAAQVNKVVGISSYGAQHDTGTGNLLQSHMLERAFDGAPLRRIFIRPAYYFKNWALYLPVMQETGQLPSFFPPDTPLAMVAPEDVAALAARLLVEEQNEDAVYELQSAQTYTPQDVANAYSQVLGKQITVQHVPREGWADVLKGAGFSPNAIENFVDMTQAVLDGKTQASTEGVIPVTAQTDLLNYVKHTTANP; this comes from the coding sequence ATGCATGTTATTACCGGCGCATCCGGCACTGTAGGCCGTGCTATTGTTGATCAGCTGCTGAAAAACGGCGCTCCCGTAAAGGGCATTGTTCGTAAAGAACAGGCGGCCACGGAACTTCAAAACAAAGGCGCAGCCTATGCGCTGGCAGAATTGCATGATAAAGACGCCCTGAAAGCCGCCGTTCAAGGTGGCACCAGCCTGCTCGCCATCACCCCCGAAACTGGTAAGGAAAAAGACCTGCTCGCAGAAACGCGCGATATTTTACAACATTACCGCGAAGCCGCTATTGCCGCACAAGTAAACAAGGTGGTAGGCATTTCGTCCTATGGTGCCCAGCATGATACCGGGACAGGCAACCTGCTGCAATCACATATGCTGGAACGCGCTTTTGATGGCGCACCGCTGCGCCGCATCTTCATCCGTCCCGCTTACTATTTTAAGAACTGGGCACTTTACCTGCCCGTAATGCAGGAAACAGGACAACTCCCCTCCTTCTTTCCGCCAGATACGCCGCTGGCCATGGTGGCGCCCGAGGACGTGGCAGCACTGGCAGCCAGGCTGCTGGTCGAGGAACAAAACGAGGATGCGGTTTACGAATTACAGTCGGCACAAACATACACCCCGCAAGACGTGGCCAATGCCTACAGCCAGGTGCTGGGCAAACAGATCACGGTTCAACATGTACCAAGGGAAGGCTGGGCGGATGTACTGAAAGGGGCCGGCTTCTCCCCCAACGCCATAGAAAACTTCGTGGACATGACGCAGGCGGTACTGGATGGTAAAACACAGGCATCCACCGAAGGAGTAATCCCGGTTACGGCTCAAACAGATCTGCTCAACTACGTAAAACACACCACAGCAAATCCATAA
- a CDS encoding amidohydrolase family protein, whose protein sequence is MLNLRLTITFLLFAHAVVAQTTLIKAGRFYDAEKNVFLDKQEILIEGGKVKAVGTKLEAPANARVLDYPNSTVTPGLIDAHTHILLQQRTSENLAIDGLMNSPERRVLRAAGFAQAYLNAGFTTIRDLGNSGEYLDLEVSVAIRRGYIPGPRMLCSGPILSAVDGQFYQLPYSKYDDITAGEYRVINGPEDAVRAVKEHINAGVDVIKIVAWGERLGLSREEMAAIVKTAHDYGSTVTAHASGTKVMYDAIMAGVDGIEHGYGMADSILTLMAKKKVYLVPTDVSLRSAIAMTKGMHRPVDTAAIREELKPLGERLMRAHKAGVMIVAGSDAYFEQETPRGHNAKETIAAYVEEGLPVKDALRAATWNAAKAFGREGRLGVIKAGADADIAIFNGDLEKDFARTLFDVQLVLKNGQIVAGGDK, encoded by the coding sequence ATGCTTAACTTACGCCTCACCATCACGTTTCTTTTATTCGCACACGCAGTTGTTGCCCAAACCACCCTCATCAAAGCCGGTCGCTTTTACGATGCCGAGAAAAATGTGTTCCTCGACAAGCAGGAAATATTGATTGAAGGCGGCAAGGTCAAAGCCGTGGGAACGAAGCTGGAAGCACCGGCGAATGCGCGTGTCCTGGATTACCCGAATTCAACTGTAACACCAGGCCTCATCGACGCTCACACCCATATCCTGTTACAGCAGCGCACATCGGAAAACCTCGCTATAGATGGGCTCATGAACTCGCCGGAGCGCAGGGTACTGCGGGCTGCCGGTTTTGCCCAGGCCTATCTCAACGCAGGCTTCACCACCATCCGCGACCTGGGTAATTCCGGCGAGTACCTCGATCTCGAAGTATCGGTGGCCATCCGTCGCGGTTATATTCCAGGGCCGCGCATGTTATGTTCCGGCCCTATCCTGAGTGCCGTGGACGGACAATTTTACCAGCTTCCTTATAGTAAGTATGATGATATCACCGCAGGCGAATATCGCGTCATCAATGGCCCGGAAGACGCCGTTCGGGCGGTGAAGGAGCATATCAACGCCGGTGTTGATGTGATCAAGATCGTGGCCTGGGGCGAGCGGCTGGGACTTTCGCGCGAAGAGATGGCAGCTATCGTAAAAACGGCGCATGATTACGGTTCCACGGTGACGGCCCATGCCAGCGGTACGAAAGTGATGTACGATGCGATCATGGCGGGCGTTGACGGCATCGAACACGGTTATGGCATGGCAGATAGCATCCTCACACTCATGGCGAAAAAGAAGGTGTACCTGGTGCCTACCGACGTTTCGCTTCGCAGTGCCATCGCAATGACTAAAGGTATGCACAGGCCGGTGGATACTGCCGCCATCCGCGAAGAACTGAAGCCACTCGGCGAACGACTGATGCGCGCTCACAAAGCAGGCGTAATGATCGTCGCCGGCTCAGACGCGTATTTCGAGCAGGAAACACCGCGTGGCCACAATGCAAAAGAAACGATTGCCGCCTACGTCGAAGAAGGTTTACCGGTCAAAGATGCCCTGCGCGCCGCTACCTGGAATGCTGCCAAAGCCTTTGGCCGCGAAGGCCGCCTGGGCGTTATTAAAGCTGGTGCTGATGCTGACATTGCCATCTTCAACGGCGACCTCGAAAAAGACTTCGCACGCACGCTGTTCGATGTGCAACTGGTGTTGAAAAATGGACAGATCGTTGCGGGCGGCGACAAATAG
- a CDS encoding DUF4397 domain-containing protein — MNFFKCLPAILALAVLSSSCSSENEVKAVSTITVVNVMANAKPIIPSLTNGPLTPYTIAKTIAYGAAFSFTTGSGEVPMYVVQNSDTSRALFQGGFTLAPGSISTLYLIGDTTRPDTLFTSDAIPFYTDSTAGIRFVHASPASQPVSVNIKGAAPKELTDLGYKQLTGFKPYRVTPTANSRIFEIRNQANDSLLVSYTWNPAPNRNYTVVFTGNWTDKTPTALRVFALNNF; from the coding sequence ATGAATTTTTTCAAGTGTCTACCAGCCATTTTAGCACTCGCAGTGCTCTCCTCCTCCTGTAGCAGCGAAAACGAGGTAAAAGCAGTGTCCACCATTACCGTAGTAAACGTAATGGCCAATGCCAAGCCTATTATTCCATCTCTCACAAACGGTCCGCTTACGCCTTACACCATCGCTAAAACGATTGCTTATGGTGCCGCATTTTCCTTTACCACCGGCAGTGGCGAAGTACCCATGTACGTGGTACAAAATTCCGATACGTCCAGGGCGCTCTTCCAGGGCGGATTTACGCTGGCACCGGGCAGCATCAGCACGCTTTACCTGATCGGCGACACTACTCGTCCCGACACACTTTTTACCAGCGATGCGATTCCTTTTTATACGGACAGCACGGCGGGTATCCGTTTCGTACACGCGTCTCCGGCCAGCCAGCCTGTTTCGGTGAACATTAAAGGTGCTGCGCCTAAAGAATTGACAGACCTGGGTTACAAGCAGCTGACCGGTTTTAAACCATACCGGGTAACGCCGACTGCGAACAGCCGCATTTTTGAAATACGCAACCAGGCAAACGATAGCCTTTTGGTATCTTATACATGGAATCCTGCGCCCAACCGTAACTACACAGTGGTGTTTACAGGCAACTGGACCGATAAAACTCCGACCGCACTAAGAGTTTTCGCACTCAATAACTTCTGA